A single window of Kwoniella bestiolae CBS 10118 chromosome 4, complete sequence DNA harbors:
- a CDS encoding isoleucine-tRNA ligase: MTFPTHDPSKSIHIPTTEQNVLQYWADIDAFKTSQKLSEGKPEYSFYDGPPFATGKPHYGHLLAGTIKDIVTRHAHSTGHHVERRFGWDTHGLPVEHEIDKTLNIKGKDDVMAMGIDKYNAACREIVMRYSGEWKSTVERMGRWIDFDTGYKTLDPTFMESVWWVFGQLWQKGQVYRGLRVMPYSTGCTTPLSNFEAGEDYRMTSDPAVTVTFPLVDDPSTSLLAWTTTPYTLPSNLALCVHPDFTYIKIYDFERDQNFILLESLLGTVYKELAGGKKDAKKDKDAKPKFKKVGQFLGKDMVGWRYIPMFDHFTEQYEDRAFRVLSDTYVTDTSGTGIVHQAPAFGEDDHRIGVAHKVVRDDEIPPCPIDETGKFTAEVPEYQGKHVKEADPIIIKDLQKKGRLIVRSDIMHSYPFCWRSGTPLIYRAIPSWFVRVANISDKLVANNEKTRWVPANVGEGRFGGWIRNARDWNISRNRYWGTPIPLWVSEDYQEIVAVGSIAELEKLSGVTGIKDLHRESIDNIEIPSQQGKGKLRRIEEVFDCWFESGSMPYAQSHYPFENQDRFTKSYPADFVSEGIDQTRGWFYTLLVLGTHLYDTAPWKNLIVTGLVLAADGKKMSKKLKNYPDPMEVVNKYGADCVRLFLVNSPVVRADNLRFREEGVREILANVILKWINSLNFYLGQAELFERSTGEKFVYDHDAPKSSNVMDRWILATCQTLIQHVDTEMGAYRLYTVIPRLLDLIADLTNWYIRFNRTRLKGAGGVEDTRAALNTLYEALYTLCLTMSSFTPFTCETVYQALRPTSPAPKDPRQDVRSIHFLPFPSVRQEYFDPVIERQVKRMRAVIELGRLVRDRKTLKIKIPLKELVIFHHDQEYLDDVKSLESYIAAELNVVNIVYTTDEAKVGIKYRATADWPTLGKKLRKDLGKVRSHLPKMTTEECKSFLADGKVQVNGVELVEGDLIVTRFAEVNTEEGKFDTASDNDVIIVLDIQRHPELETMALLRSFTSRVNKLRKEAGLKPSDKVEIYYQVDEGEQDFLKPAIAQQEEYLLKTLGNVPVELAQKGNEKKVIETEKRSKEAEEIAENERFVLSLVLA; encoded by the exons ATGACATTCCCAACTCACGACC CCTCAAAATCCATTCATATCCCTACCACCGAGCAGAATGTCTTGCAATACTGGGCAGACATTGATGCGTTCAAAACTTCTCAGAAGCTCTCTGAAGGGAAACCAGAGTACAGTTTCTACGATGGTCCTCCCTTCGCTACTGGTAAACCCCATTATGGACATCTGTTAGCTGGTAccatcaag GACATTGTCACACGACATGCTCATTCAACAGGACATCATGTCGAAAGACGATTCGGATGGGACACGCACGGTCTCCCAGTCGAACATGAGATTGACAAAACCCTCAACATCAAAGGAAAAGACGATGTCATGGCCATGGGTATCGACAAGTACAACGCAGCATGTAGAGAGATTGTGATGAGGTATTCGGGAGAATGGAAATCGACAGTAGAGAGGATGGGTAGATGGATCGATTTTGACACGGGTTACAAGACACTCGATCCAACTTTCATGGAGAGTGTGTGGTGGGTGTTTGGTCAATTATGGCAGAAAGGTCAGGTCTACAGAGGATTGAGAGTTATGCCTTACTCCACTGGATGTACCACCCCATTGAGTAATTTCGAGGCTGGTGAGGATTATAGGATGACTTCTGATCCTGCTG TCACTGTCACTTTCCCTCTTGTTGACGATCCCTCCACATCCCTTCTCGCATGGACCACCACACCTTacaccctcccatccaatcTTGCCCTTTGTGTTCACCCCGACTTCACTTATATCAAAATCTACGATTTCGAGCGTGATCAGAATTTCATCCTTCTCGAATCTCTTCTCGGTACGGTGTACAAGGAACTAGCCGGAGGAAAGAAAGACGCTAAAAAGGATAAAGATGCGAAACCCAAGTTCAAGAAGGTTGGGCAGTTCTTGGGTAAAGATATGGTTGGATGGAGATATATCCCTATGTTCGATCATTTCACCGAGCAA TACGAAGACCGAGCATTCAGAGTTCTCTCCGATACCTATGTCACCGACACCTCCGGTACTGGTATCGTCCACCAGGCTCCTGCTTTCGGTGAAGACGATCACAGAATTGGTGTAGCCCATAAGGTTGTTCGAGACGATGAGATCCCTCCTTGTCCTATTGACGAGACTGGTAAATTCACTGCTGAAGTACCAGAATACCAAGGCAAACATGTCAAA GAAGCCGACCCCATCATAATCAAAGATTTGCAGAAGAAAGGCCGACTCATCGTCCGATCAGATATCATGCACTCTTATCCCTTCTGTTGGAGATCCGGGACACCCCTCATCTACCGAGCTATCCCATCTTGGTTCGTACGAGTTGCCAACATCTCTGATAAACTCGTCGCGAACAATGAGAAGACCCGATGGGTGCCTGCGAACGTCGGTGAAGGTAGATTCGGTGGATGGATCAGGAATGCTAGGGATTGGAATATCTCGAGAAATAGATATTGGGGTactcccatccccctctgGGTTAGCGAAGATTACCAGGAGATCGTCGCTGTTGGCTCTATCGCTGAGTTGGAGAAACTCTCCGGTGTGACTGGTATCAAAGATTTACACAGGGAGAGCATCGATAACATCGAGATTCCCTCGCAACAAGGTAAAGGCAAATTGAGAAGAATCGAGGAAGTCTTTGATTGTTGGTTCGAATCTGGATC TATGCCATACGCTCAATCTCACTACCCCTTCGAGAACCAGGATAGATTCACGAAATCATACCCTGCCGATTTCGTATCAGAGGGTATTGACCAAACTCGAGGTTGGTTCTACACCTTGTTGGTACTCGGTACTCACCTTTACGATACTGCTCCATGGAAGAATTTGATCGTCACCGGTCTTGTACTTGCCGC CGACGGAAAGAAGATGTCCAAAAAGTTGAAAAACTACCCCGACCCAATGGAAGTGGTCAACAAGTACGGTGCCGATTGTGTACGATTGTTCTTGGTCAACTCCCCAGTTGTGCGAGCCGATAACCTCCGATTcagagaggaaggtgtacGAGAGATTTTGGCCAACGTCATTCTCAAATGGATCAACTCGCTCAACTTCTACCTTGGTCAAGCTGAACTTTTCGAGCGAAGTACTGGAGAGAAGTTTGTGTACGATCACGATGCTCCGAAATCATCGAATGTCATGGACAGATGGATCTTGGCTACTTGTCAGACTTTGATCCAGCATGTTGATACTGAGATGGGAG CTTACCGACTTTACACTGTCATCCCCCGATTACTCGATCTCATCGCCGACTTGACGAATTGGTACATTCGATTCAACCGAACTCGATTGAAGGGTGCTGGTGGTGTTGAAGATACTCGAGCTGCTTTGAACACTTTGTACGAGGCTCTGTACACCTTGTGTCTGACCATG TCTTCCTTCACTCCATTCACCTGTGAAACAGTCTACCAAGCCCTCAGACCCACTTCCCCCGCACCCAAGGACCCCAGGCAAGATGTCCGATCTatccacttcctccccttcccctcagTCCGACAGGAGTACTTCGATCCAGTCATTGAAAGACAAGTGAAACGTATGAGAGCGGTCATCGAACTCGGTCGATTGGTACGAGATCGAAAGACcctgaagatcaagatcccACTCAAAGAACTCGTAATTTTCCATCACGACCAAGAATACCTCGACGATGTCAAATCGCTCGAGTCGTACATTGCTGCTGAGCTCAACGTCGTCAACATCGTATATACCACGGACGAGGCCAAGGTAGGCATCAAATACCGAGCGACAGCCGACTGGCCCACGTTAGGTAAGAAGTTACGGAAGGACCTGGGTAAAGTCAGGTCTCATCTACCCAAGATGACCACCGAGGAATGTAAATCATTCCTTGCCGACGGTAAAGTCCAAGTCAACGGTGTAGAACTCGTAGAAGGTGACCTGATCGTCACGCGATTTGCCGAGGTCAACACCGAAGAAGGTAAATTTGATACCGCATCGGATAACGATGTGATCATCGTACTAGACATCCAACGACACCCCGAATTGGAGACTATGGCATTACTTCGATCATTCACGTCCAGAGTAAACAAACTTCGAAAGGAAGCTGGATTGAAACCTTCTGATAAGGTTGAGATTTACTATCaggttgatgagggagaaCAGGATTTCTTGAAACCCGCCATTGCCCAGCAGGAGGAATACCTCCTCAAGACACTGGGTAATGTCCCTGTGGAATTGGCTCAGAAGGGCAATGAAAAGAAGGTTATTGAGACGGAGAAGAGGTCGAAGGAGGCTGAGGAGATcgctgagaatgagaggttTGTGCTGAGCTTGGTTTTGGCTTAG